In Rutidosis leptorrhynchoides isolate AG116_Rl617_1_P2 chromosome 2, CSIRO_AGI_Rlap_v1, whole genome shotgun sequence, one genomic interval encodes:
- the LOC139888015 gene encoding uncharacterized protein, protein MGFGSEWVKWVEACFRSASISVLVNGSPTKEFSLQRGIRQDLKGVEIGQDKINIPHLQFANDMIFFGNWNKRNASNVHKTLVCYEKVSGLKINMNKIHLNGIGVARVEIDNMANRLACGISSLQLLRDANRSKHDDEQEGVDEDVIPDDDEDDNEITTID, encoded by the exons ATGGGATTCGGCTCTGAATGGGTGAAATGGGTTGAGGCTTGTTTTCGATCCGCTTCTATCTCGGTCCTCGTTAATGGTTCTCCGACCAAGGAGTTTAGTCTTCAAAGAGGGATTCGTCAAG ATCTTAAGGGGGTGGAGATTGGTCAGGATAAGATCAATATTCCGCATCTCCAATTCGCGAACGACATGATCTTTTTTGGTAATTGGAACAAAAGGAATGCTAGTAATGTGCACAAAACCCTTGTGTGTTACGAAAAGGTGTCGGGGCTCAAAATTAATATGAATAAGATCCACTTGAATGGAATTGGTGTGGCCCGGGTGGAAATTGATAATATGGCAAATAGGTTGGCTTGCGGGATCTCTTCCCTTCAACTACTTAGGGATGCCAATCG TAGCAAACATGACGATGAGCAAGAAGGGGTCGATGAAGATGTAATacctgatgatgatgaagatgataacgaaATCACCACCATTGACTAA
- the LOC139888016 gene encoding uncharacterized protein, protein MSKLDRFLVSSDFLSLWKDLKVVALDRRVSDYCPIILSDGDVNFGPKPFKIFDDWLSVDGIEEVIANSWKGSMEGQEGNRKDCIFCNKLKRLKGDLREWSKSRFENLDIEIKNAKKAALDLELKAEAGNLSVADHENWIASRKTWLDKEKTKTGMLRQKARVRWMTDGDENSKYFHNSLRRNYNKNNIRGINVNGSWCEDPSVIKEEAVNHFKKIFEDGEIDRPSLAGLNYSPISELEAENLELPFSENEVWESVKCCRSTKAPGPDGLFGIFQKVFGVSSKRI, encoded by the coding sequence ATGAGCAAGTTAGATAGATTCCTCGTTTCGAGTGACTTCCTTAGCTTGTGGAAGGACTTAAAGGTTGTTGCTTTAGATAGAAGGGTTTCGGACTATTGCCCTATTATTTTGTCTGATGGTGATGTTAACTTTGGACCTAAACCGTTTAAAATCTTTGACGACTGGTTGTCGGTGGATGGTATTGAAGAGGTAATTGCTAACTCGTGGAAAGGTTCTATGGAAGGACAGGAAGGTAATAGAAAGGATTGTATTTTCTGTAACAAACTAAAAAGGTTAAAAGGGGATCTTAGAGAGTGGAGCAAATCTCGTTTTGAGAATCTTGACATTGAAATTAAAAATGCAAAAAAGGCGGCGTTGGATCTTGAACTCAAAGCAGAAGCGGGTAATCTAAGTGTTGCGGATCATGAGAATTGGATTGCGTCGAGGAAAACTTGGTTGGATAAGGAAAAGACAAAAACCGGAATGTTGAGACAAAAAGCACGGGTGCGTTGGATGACCGACGGAGATGAAAActcaaaatattttcacaattcatTGAGAAGAAATTACAACAAAAATAATATTCGGGGCATTAATGTTAACGGTTCGTGGTGTGAAGATCCGTCGGTTATCAAAGAAGAAGCGGTAAAtcattttaagaaaattttcgaagATGGTGAGATTGACCGACCCAGCCTCGCGGGGCTAAATTATTCTCCGATTTCGGAACTGGAAGCAGAAAATCTCGAATTGCCTTTTTCGGAAAATGAGGTTTGGGAATCGGTAAAGTGTTGTAGAAGTACTAAAGCCCCAGGGCCGGATGGATTATTTGGGATTTTTCAAAAAGTTTTTGGTGTATCATCAAAGAGGATCTAA